One genomic region from Candidatus Spechtbacteria bacterium encodes:
- a CDS encoding YvcK family protein — protein MQEKKTQFRIALVGGGTGTSRILTGLKDLPARVSVLVTTADSGGSSGRLRKDFNMVPPGDARQCLGALIGNETWQKYFHARFATGKLKGHNIGNLLLALLHEKNGDIQSALDEALNLFDVQDHEIVPVTIKPTSLVAFLKNGKRLRGEDSITSSDIIRADLESLSLLPINVSANPRAVSALMNADAIVVGPGNLFSSIIPNFLVPQIKEAFINSSAKKFFVANLMTQSGHTDGFTPGDYAKVVEQYTKENIFDYVLCNSRFIPRKFWNKQGMGEAVHAPLEAMPITGRAGRVEKNKLRFISGDFVDFTVVKQDPSDPLTRTSVRHNGAAIARTILQCLQ, from the coding sequence ATGCAAGAAAAAAAGACGCAATTTCGTATCGCGTTGGTGGGCGGGGGAACTGGCACCTCGCGTATTTTAACTGGCCTTAAAGACTTGCCGGCGCGTGTTTCAGTGCTTGTGACAACCGCGGACAGCGGCGGCTCTTCCGGCCGTCTGCGCAAGGATTTTAACATGGTGCCGCCTGGCGACGCGCGGCAATGCCTCGGCGCGCTGATTGGCAATGAAACATGGCAAAAATATTTTCACGCGAGATTTGCTACAGGCAAGCTGAAAGGGCATAATATAGGCAATCTGCTGCTAGCGCTTTTGCACGAAAAAAACGGCGATATTCAGTCGGCGCTTGATGAGGCATTAAATCTTTTTGACGTGCAAGATCACGAAATAGTGCCGGTTACAATTAAGCCAACAAGCCTAGTAGCTTTTTTGAAAAATGGAAAGAGATTGCGTGGCGAAGATAGCATAACGTCATCCGATATAATACGCGCGGATCTGGAAAGTCTTTCACTTCTGCCAATCAATGTCTCTGCTAATCCTCGCGCAGTGAGCGCGTTGATGAATGCCGACGCAATTGTAGTAGGTCCAGGCAATTTATTTTCCAGCATCATTCCTAATTTTTTGGTACCGCAAATTAAGGAAGCATTTATTAATTCTTCGGCTAAGAAATTTTTTGTCGCAAACCTGATGACGCAGTCGGGGCATACAGATGGATTTACGCCAGGGGACTATGCAAAAGTCGTAGAACAATACACTAAAGAAAATATTTTCGATTACGTGCTGTGCAATTCTCGTTTTATTCCGCGGAAGTTTTGGAATAAGCAGGGAATGGGTGAAGCGGTTCATGCCCCATTAGAGGCGATGCCTATAACGGGGCGAGCGGGAAGGGTCGAGAAAAATAAGCTTCGCTTCATATCCGGAGACTTTGTGGATTTTACCGTAGTGAAGCAAGATCCGTCAGATCCGCTGACGCGCACATCCGTAAGACACAACGGTGCGGCAATCGCACGTACAATTTTGCAATGTCTTCAGTAA
- the glmS gene encoding glutamine--fructose-6-phosphate transaminase (isomerizing), protein MCGIVGYIGKNNDPRLGLEALKRLEYRGYDSAGMAVYDAKKKRIVSLRAVGRISELEKKFYEHPFEGMPFIFHTRWATHGEPSVKNAHPHFDCTKTISVAHNGIIENYQTLKEHLQKEGHVFHSDTDTEVLAHLIESLYKNSLEKAVHKALGMVRGTYGLAVLSSREPDKIIAARLSSPLLIGVGKGEHIIASDASAVLAHTKDVVYMQDGDIAVITPDSFSITTKNYEARNPAVEQLEWNLEAAQKGGYPHFMLKEIFEQPDAIENSLRGRILAQDGKAKLGGLEVVKEKLRDIEKVHIIACGTASYAASVGEYMLEEYAGIPTEVDFASEFRYRKPLLNSRTAVLAVSQSGETADTLAALREAREKGAMTLGIVNVVGSTIARETDAGVYNHAGPEIGVASTKAFTSQLAVLALLTLFLGRQRGMSVVIGKRIANELALIPGHMREILKQDAAIKKIAAKYRNAQNALYIGRKYNFPIALEGALKLKEISYIHAEGYASGEMKHGPIALIDDKFPTIAIAPEDSVYEKMLSNIQEIKARKGKIIAVTTMGNTKISALADDVIYIPKTLEMLTPLLSVLPLQLLAYHIGVLNGRDVDKPRNLAKSVTVE, encoded by the coding sequence ATGTGCGGAATCGTCGGCTACATAGGCAAAAACAATGATCCTCGTTTGGGGCTCGAGGCCCTGAAGCGTTTGGAGTACCGCGGATACGATTCCGCCGGTATGGCTGTTTATGACGCTAAAAAAAAGCGTATAGTTTCGTTGCGCGCGGTTGGCCGTATCAGCGAGCTTGAAAAGAAATTTTACGAACATCCTTTTGAAGGCATGCCGTTTATTTTTCATACGCGCTGGGCAACGCACGGTGAGCCATCAGTGAAAAACGCTCACCCTCATTTTGATTGCACGAAAACAATTTCAGTCGCTCATAACGGTATTATTGAAAATTATCAAACCCTTAAAGAGCATTTGCAAAAAGAAGGACATGTTTTTCATTCAGACACCGACACCGAGGTGCTTGCGCATCTAATTGAATCTCTGTATAAAAATAGTTTGGAAAAGGCGGTGCACAAGGCGCTAGGTATGGTGCGTGGAACTTACGGCCTTGCTGTTTTAAGCTCGCGCGAGCCGGATAAAATAATTGCGGCGCGCCTTTCAAGCCCCCTGCTTATTGGCGTTGGCAAGGGAGAGCATATCATTGCCTCGGACGCTTCTGCGGTTCTTGCGCATACCAAAGATGTGGTTTATATGCAGGACGGCGATATTGCAGTAATTACTCCTGATTCATTCAGTATCACAACGAAAAATTACGAAGCCCGCAATCCTGCGGTAGAGCAACTGGAGTGGAATCTTGAAGCGGCGCAAAAAGGCGGGTATCCGCATTTCATGCTCAAGGAAATTTTTGAGCAGCCGGATGCGATAGAGAATTCTTTGCGAGGGCGCATTCTCGCGCAAGACGGAAAAGCAAAACTAGGCGGCCTTGAAGTTGTAAAAGAAAAACTTCGAGATATTGAAAAAGTGCATATCATTGCCTGCGGGACTGCGTCGTACGCCGCTTCGGTGGGCGAATATATGCTAGAGGAATACGCCGGCATTCCCACGGAAGTTGATTTTGCTTCAGAGTTTCGTTACCGCAAACCTTTGCTTAATTCGCGTACCGCGGTGTTAGCGGTCTCTCAATCTGGCGAAACTGCTGACACGCTCGCGGCGCTGCGCGAGGCAAGAGAAAAAGGCGCGATGACGCTCGGTATCGTTAATGTCGTCGGCTCCACAATTGCCCGCGAGACAGACGCTGGCGTTTACAATCACGCCGGTCCGGAAATTGGAGTTGCGTCCACAAAAGCCTTTACATCGCAACTTGCAGTGCTAGCGCTTTTGACTTTGTTTTTGGGACGCCAGCGCGGCATGTCGGTCGTGATAGGAAAGCGCATCGCAAACGAACTCGCGCTTATTCCCGGACACATGAGGGAAATTTTAAAGCAGGACGCGGCGATTAAAAAAATAGCGGCAAAATACCGCAACGCGCAAAACGCGCTTTACATTGGCAGAAAATATAATTTTCCAATTGCCCTTGAGGGAGCTTTGAAATTAAAAGAGATTTCATATATTCACGCAGAGGGATACGCATCGGGCGAAATGAAGCATGGCCCAATCGCGCTTATAGACGACAAATTCCCGACCATCGCGATCGCGCCGGAAGATTCGGTGTATGAAAAAATGCTTTCAAATATACAGGAGATAAAAGCGCGCAAAGGAAAAATCATCGCGGTGACAACAATGGGCAACACAAAAATTAGCGCGCTTGCCGATGACGTTATTTATATTCCCAAAACCTTGGAGATGCTCACGCCTCTGCTAAGTGTCTTGCCGCTTCAGCTTTTGGCGTATCATATTGGCGTACTTAACGGCCGCGACGTAGACAAGCCAAGGAACTTGGCGAAGAGTGTGACCGTGGAATAG
- a CDS encoding HAD family hydrolase — translation MVRCIAIDFDNTLAHMDDPGYSGLFAIFTSRGVSLEAVREIYGKVTALVGFTICALIDAIQVAGLLKCDDTIAIEREFDYWLLGHLTCYDDSTSQVNAWLAHGIPVIIVTSGEESYQRKKIEISQIACTDIIVVPPTRKKSHVIRELFGKYGGPIIMIDDKASELDSVREDELSESDVRTIWIKRFDGRHTNQHAQYPHKEVTTLADPIIIALIDL, via the coding sequence ATGGTGCGGTGCATTGCGATTGACTTTGACAACACACTTGCCCACATGGACGATCCGGGCTATTCTGGTCTTTTTGCTATTTTTACGAGCCGCGGCGTTTCCCTCGAAGCAGTCAGAGAGATTTATGGCAAAGTAACAGCGCTTGTTGGGTTTACTATTTGCGCCTTGATTGACGCTATCCAAGTTGCTGGTTTATTGAAGTGTGACGATACTATTGCCATTGAAAGAGAATTCGACTATTGGCTTCTTGGACACTTGACGTGTTACGATGATAGCACTTCGCAAGTGAACGCGTGGCTTGCTCACGGGATTCCTGTTATCATAGTAACCTCCGGAGAGGAAAGTTATCAGCGAAAAAAAATAGAAATCTCGCAAATTGCCTGTACGGATATTATCGTTGTTCCACCAACTCGCAAAAAGTCCCATGTAATACGGGAACTTTTTGGAAAATACGGCGGTCCGATTATTATGATTGACGACAAGGCATCCGAACTTGATTCTGTAAGAGAAGATGAGCTTTCTGAATCAGACGTGCGCACTATTTGGATCAAGCGCTTTGACGGGCGTCATACTAATCAACACGCACAGTATCCTCACAAGGAAGTGACTACTCTCGCAGATCCAATTATTATTGCCCTTATAGATCTATAA
- a CDS encoding threonylcarbamoyl-AMP synthase, producing MAKDNEEDVISRAIQALQNGGVIIYPTDTLYGLGVDIKNDAAARRLFALKKRPENKPVPVLVDSIAMAKEYAFIDAKQEKVLGSLWPGPVTVILWKKNKISSLVASGGQTVGLRIPASQFCINLIHAFGGAISGTSANISGEQPSLALDPILVQFREHARYPDFVIDAGTLKSSPPSTVVDLTGHSPKILRVGPVTAGQLKMILGN from the coding sequence TTGGCAAAAGATAACGAAGAAGACGTAATCTCGCGCGCAATACAAGCTTTGCAAAACGGCGGGGTTATTATTTACCCCACCGACACGCTGTACGGGCTTGGCGTAGATATTAAAAACGACGCCGCCGCGCGTCGACTTTTTGCGCTTAAAAAAAGGCCGGAGAATAAACCCGTGCCAGTGCTTGTGGATAGTATCGCGATGGCAAAAGAATACGCATTCATAGATGCAAAGCAAGAGAAGGTTTTAGGGTCGCTCTGGCCAGGGCCAGTAACTGTTATTTTGTGGAAGAAGAATAAAATTTCTTCGCTTGTCGCTTCCGGTGGGCAAACAGTTGGGTTGCGCATTCCAGCTTCACAATTTTGTATTAATTTAATACATGCATTTGGCGGGGCGATTTCGGGTACGTCCGCCAATATTTCCGGCGAACAGCCATCACTTGCTCTTGATCCTATTCTCGTGCAATTTCGCGAGCATGCTCGCTATCCCGATTTTGTTATTGATGCTGGCACGCTTAAATCTTCACCGCCCTCAACCGTTGTGGATTTAACAGGACATAGTCCAAAGATTTTGCGAGTAGGGCCGGTAACGGCAGGACAACTAAAGATGATTTTAGGAAATTAA